Proteins encoded in a region of the Acidobacteriota bacterium genome:
- a CDS encoding glycosyltransferase family 2 protein: MPTDEARRRLAQGHRAMALGWIKRRRLKQAVVEFHRALQADPSYFEVYLELGQLFMQLHRWADVIALCHDGLTRFMELAELHKMLITGLEEQGTLDDAYAHYQLSRTDSRDLVVAQDEILCCVAVRNERPRLPGFLAHYRRLGVDRFFFVDNDSSDGTAEWLLTQPDVHVWQSPLSFKRANFGSVWFELLLRRHGIGHWCLTVDADEFMVYDGYPDRSLHALCRDLDARGMEAASGVLLDMYSDRAVRETFCDEGADPIEVCAYFDRRFCHTRDERAGQYRNQTIFFGGARQRVFPGPQNYLLSKVPLLRYQPRVVLASGQHLTTIPYERIAHEQVCLLHFKFLASFLPYAREEARREVHAMGATQYKAYAAKLAEDESVSLHDPAHSVRFEGITQLRELGVMRPEPAATPVTFPLIAPVSLTTPRPFWSVMITVYRRLHNLERVVGSVLQQATPDMQIEVINDGADPEIQGDLGLRLQALAGDRVHLHCLSENVGHPHIFNLCIERARGEWVHILHDDDWVEPGFYAAIRDGISQAPQIGAAFSQHAVVTQGRGETTDWRSWAERETPGIIADWLARISVECRVQFSSMVVRRSAYESVGGFCAEALSAFDWEMWKRIAVHFPVWYVPEVLVSIGRDESAESTRLERTGEQVAHSLRAVEISQAYLPPADTDRLSSKARERCCLYALGMARQFLREGNEAAALANLRAAVAGAPPERVLRVLTQVLKGVQDEFCP; the protein is encoded by the coding sequence ATGCCCACTGACGAGGCGCGTCGTCGCCTTGCGCAAGGCCACCGGGCGATGGCGCTCGGCTGGATCAAACGTCGCCGCCTCAAGCAGGCCGTTGTCGAATTTCACAGGGCTCTCCAGGCCGACCCCAGCTATTTCGAGGTGTATCTCGAACTGGGGCAACTCTTCATGCAGCTCCATCGCTGGGCCGATGTGATTGCCCTGTGCCACGACGGCCTCACCCGATTCATGGAACTGGCTGAACTGCACAAGATGCTGATCACCGGGCTTGAAGAACAGGGCACGCTCGACGACGCGTACGCCCACTACCAGCTTTCGCGGACCGACAGTCGAGATCTGGTGGTGGCGCAGGATGAGATCCTCTGCTGCGTCGCGGTCCGCAACGAACGCCCGCGCCTTCCAGGATTCCTCGCGCACTATCGCCGCCTTGGCGTGGACCGGTTCTTCTTCGTCGACAACGACTCCAGTGACGGCACGGCCGAGTGGCTGCTCACCCAGCCGGATGTGCATGTCTGGCAGTCGCCGCTGTCGTTCAAGCGGGCGAACTTTGGATCGGTCTGGTTCGAGTTGTTGTTGCGGCGCCATGGCATCGGCCACTGGTGCCTCACGGTCGACGCGGACGAGTTCATGGTCTACGACGGCTATCCGGACCGGTCGCTCCACGCATTGTGCCGCGACCTTGACGCACGAGGGATGGAGGCCGCGAGCGGCGTGCTGCTGGACATGTACAGCGACCGCGCGGTTCGCGAAACGTTCTGCGATGAAGGTGCGGATCCGATCGAGGTGTGCGCCTACTTCGATCGACGGTTCTGCCACACGCGCGACGAGCGTGCCGGCCAGTACCGCAATCAGACGATCTTCTTTGGCGGCGCCAGGCAGCGGGTCTTTCCGGGACCACAGAACTACCTGCTGAGCAAGGTGCCGCTGCTGCGGTACCAACCGCGGGTGGTGCTCGCCAGCGGCCAGCACCTGACGACGATTCCGTACGAGCGCATCGCCCACGAACAGGTGTGCCTGCTGCACTTCAAGTTTCTGGCGTCGTTCTTGCCTTACGCTCGCGAGGAGGCCCGCCGGGAAGTGCACGCGATGGGCGCCACGCAATACAAGGCCTACGCGGCGAAGTTGGCTGAGGACGAGTCGGTGTCACTACACGACCCGGCGCATTCGGTTCGCTTTGAGGGCATCACACAGCTGAGGGAACTCGGCGTGATGCGACCGGAACCTGCGGCGACGCCCGTAACGTTTCCCCTCATCGCGCCAGTGAGCCTGACCACTCCTCGTCCGTTCTGGTCCGTGATGATCACGGTCTACCGCCGGTTGCACAATCTCGAACGTGTCGTGGGAAGCGTGCTTCAGCAGGCCACGCCGGATATGCAGATCGAGGTGATCAATGACGGCGCCGATCCGGAAATCCAGGGCGACCTGGGCCTCCGGTTGCAAGCGCTTGCCGGTGACCGGGTGCACCTCCATTGTCTTTCTGAGAACGTGGGCCATCCGCACATCTTCAATCTCTGCATCGAGCGGGCCAGGGGCGAGTGGGTCCACATCCTTCACGACGATGACTGGGTCGAGCCGGGGTTCTACGCAGCGATCCGCGACGGCATCTCGCAGGCGCCGCAGATCGGCGCGGCGTTCAGCCAGCATGCGGTTGTGACGCAGGGCCGCGGCGAAACGACCGACTGGCGATCGTGGGCAGAACGGGAAACGCCTGGAATCATTGCTGACTGGCTCGCGCGCATCAGTGTCGAGTGCCGGGTCCAGTTTTCGTCGATGGTGGTCAGGCGCAGCGCATACGAGTCGGTGGGCGGGTTCTGCGCCGAAGCACTGTCGGCGTTCGATTGGGAGATGTGGAAGCGGATCGCCGTTCACTTTCCCGTGTGGTACGTGCCAGAGGTGCTGGTCTCGATTGGTCGTGACGAATCTGCCGAGTCAACACGCCTTGAGCGGACCGGCGAGCAGGTCGCGCACAGCCTTCGGGCCGTGGAGATTTCGCAGGCGTACCTGCCGCCCGCGGACACCGATCGATTGTCGAGCAAGGCGCGGGAGCGGTGCTGCCTGTACGCACTCGGGATGGCGCGGCAGTTTCTTCGCGAAGGCAATGAGGCAGCCGCGCTCGCCAACCTGAGGGCCGCGGTCGCCGGGGCGCCGCCGGAGCGAGTCTTGAGGGTGCTGACCCAGGTCTTGAAGGGCGTCCAGGATGAGTTCTGTCCCTGA
- a CDS encoding serine kinase — protein sequence MAERQVDGDLSADRIAFFEAVKEGFRRAAQASGTIEKHYRIAGRSVRLRFAGPALVPVIDPALAHLQAQPAPTPDLTIDLFDSASTGARLPLLVRSLVDLLRTNWWEHLLSRREIKGYHGGHIQTAFHLGPDILSVLDTEANHALYWVNDAVQTPYYERGYPLTNLLNWWLGRRGCIIIHAAAVGHETGGVILPGQGGSGKSTTTLACLSSALGIVGDDYCAVDQATGDAHSLYNTVKLKGDQDVERFAHVESFMDHVERVGEGGSLERAMMFLHQHSPGKMLASMPLKGILIPRVTGRPETTIQPASAAAAFKALAPSTIFQLAGNERTAFQALVNLSRSIPAFEIGLGTDIDKIPGVIEQFLDGTPPTSHERPAAATSQAPTNAH from the coding sequence ATGGCCGAACGTCAAGTAGACGGCGATCTCTCGGCCGATCGGATCGCTTTCTTCGAAGCGGTCAAGGAAGGATTCCGGCGCGCTGCACAGGCGAGCGGAACGATCGAGAAGCACTATCGAATCGCGGGCCGGAGCGTCCGGTTGCGATTCGCAGGGCCCGCGCTTGTGCCGGTGATCGATCCCGCACTGGCCCACCTCCAGGCCCAGCCTGCACCGACGCCTGACCTCACCATTGACTTGTTTGACAGCGCGTCGACAGGTGCGCGCCTGCCGCTCCTCGTCAGGAGCCTGGTGGATCTGCTCCGCACGAACTGGTGGGAACACCTGCTCAGCCGGCGCGAGATCAAGGGCTATCACGGCGGCCACATCCAGACCGCCTTTCATCTCGGCCCCGACATTCTCAGCGTGCTCGATACCGAAGCCAACCACGCGCTGTACTGGGTCAACGACGCGGTCCAGACTCCCTACTACGAGCGGGGCTACCCGCTCACCAACCTGCTCAATTGGTGGCTGGGCCGACGTGGGTGCATCATCATTCATGCGGCGGCTGTCGGCCATGAAACCGGTGGCGTGATCCTCCCGGGCCAGGGCGGCAGCGGCAAATCGACGACGACCCTGGCGTGCCTCTCCTCGGCACTGGGGATCGTGGGCGACGACTATTGTGCGGTGGATCAGGCCACCGGTGACGCGCACAGCCTCTACAACACGGTCAAGCTCAAGGGCGACCAGGATGTGGAGCGCTTCGCCCATGTCGAGTCCTTCATGGACCACGTGGAACGCGTCGGCGAAGGTGGCTCCCTGGAACGGGCGATGATGTTCCTGCACCAGCACTCACCAGGGAAGATGCTCGCTTCAATGCCGCTCAAGGGCATCCTGATTCCCCGGGTCACGGGCCGCCCAGAAACAACGATCCAACCTGCCTCGGCGGCGGCGGCATTCAAGGCGCTCGCGCCGAGCACCATCTTTCAACTCGCGGGCAACGAGCGGACGGCGTTCCAGGCGCTTGTGAACCTGTCCCGCAGCATTCCGGCTTTCGAAATCGGGCTGGGAACAGACATCGACAAAATCCCTGGAGTGATTGAGCAATTCCTCGATGGGACACCGCCGACCAGCCACGAGCGGCCGGCTGCTGCGACGAGTCAGGCGCCAACGAATGCCCACTGA
- a CDS encoding PqqD family protein produces MSDTYRIEGTNVMHETIDGEVVIVNLDNGTYYSAGGVGAGVWAQLVAGRTLAALIADAASRYQGDRDQIAAGIEAFVRQLQEEKLIAAVPGPDESLSPSVASEPPSTAYSDPVLQKYTDMEQLLLVDPIHEVEDSGWPNVK; encoded by the coding sequence ATGAGCGACACGTATCGAATCGAGGGAACCAATGTCATGCACGAGACCATCGATGGAGAGGTGGTCATCGTGAATCTGGACAACGGCACCTACTACAGCGCGGGCGGCGTCGGTGCGGGCGTGTGGGCACAACTTGTCGCCGGCCGGACACTCGCCGCCCTGATCGCCGACGCGGCCTCCCGGTACCAGGGAGACCGCGATCAGATCGCCGCGGGCATCGAGGCGTTCGTGCGGCAGTTGCAGGAAGAGAAGCTCATTGCCGCAGTGCCTGGACCCGACGAATCCCTTTCGCCGTCCGTTGCCTCCGAGCCACCTTCAACCGCCTACAGCGATCCCGTGTTGCAGAAGTACACCGATATGGAACAGTTGCTTCTGGTCGACCCGATCCATGAGGTTGAGGACTCGGGATGGCCGAACGTCAAGTAG
- a CDS encoding glycosyltransferase family 2 protein: MPTSQSLISVIIPTFNRVQYLEDAIASVLNQDYTPVELIVVDDGSTDATPSVVRGMGGNIRYFYQDNMGIAGARNTGVRLATGAFLAFLDSDDVWMPGKLTRQMAVFAARPETDVVYGHAEQFFSPEIEPEFRQRLKTAEGILPAPLPTSMLIRRAGFDHVGPFDPQYPVGTEIGWQARLQECDLTVTMMPDVVYRRRLHRSNFSLTHADASGDRLRALKAIIDRRRLAQSASATGDASV; the protein is encoded by the coding sequence GTGCCCACCAGTCAATCCTTGATCAGTGTGATCATCCCCACGTTTAACCGGGTCCAGTACCTGGAAGACGCGATCGCGAGTGTCCTGAATCAGGACTACACGCCGGTCGAGTTGATTGTGGTCGATGACGGGTCGACCGATGCGACGCCCTCGGTTGTTCGCGGGATGGGCGGCAACATCCGCTACTTCTACCAGGACAATATGGGAATCGCCGGTGCGCGAAATACGGGCGTCAGGCTGGCGACCGGTGCGTTCCTGGCGTTTCTCGATTCAGACGATGTCTGGATGCCTGGCAAACTGACGCGGCAGATGGCCGTCTTTGCCGCTCGGCCGGAAACCGATGTCGTCTACGGCCACGCCGAGCAGTTCTTCAGCCCGGAGATTGAACCAGAATTCCGGCAGCGGCTCAAGACGGCAGAGGGAATCCTGCCGGCGCCGCTTCCAACGTCCATGCTCATTCGCCGCGCCGGGTTCGACCACGTCGGGCCTTTTGACCCCCAGTACCCGGTCGGCACCGAGATTGGGTGGCAGGCACGGCTGCAGGAGTGCGACCTCACGGTGACGATGATGCCGGACGTCGTCTACCGTCGCCGCCTGCATCGCAGCAACTTCAGCCTCACACATGCCGACGCCTCAGGAGATCGCCTGCGGGCCCTGAAGGCCATCATTGACCGCCGACGGCTGGCTCAATCAGCCTCGGCCACCGGAGACGCCAGCGTATGA
- a CDS encoding nucleotidyltransferase family protein gives MTALADDHRLTGYLWASLHVRTFADIVPQGFLSHARHVYLQQWSWNGRLFREMERIAGQLESRGMPCLFFKGPLLANSLYPQLGSRATHDIDLLIPESVTTDYASAFDALGYRRRSRLLLPMTLSRRVLYQLEYESETFALEPHWSLQRHPSLTLDHERMWRERTERQTPGGAPLQGLSDEYTLLANILSVPSDLQNGSLKLRTFFEIHLLQRRFPAEYDWAAFWERRQAEHTARVCRIVFAVSRGLFGPVTIEPGPAAPIGAAEGTLARQLLAQVLAPDAREWPRKRLAWGLFDSPLPVSLIWWALTLPVRALAHPGVTGRRLSR, from the coding sequence TTGACAGCTCTTGCCGACGACCATCGCCTGACCGGTTACCTCTGGGCGAGTCTGCACGTACGGACGTTTGCGGACATCGTTCCCCAGGGGTTCCTGTCTCACGCGCGGCATGTCTATCTGCAGCAGTGGTCCTGGAATGGACGGCTGTTCCGTGAAATGGAGCGCATCGCCGGCCAGCTCGAGTCTCGGGGGATGCCCTGTCTCTTCTTCAAGGGACCGCTGCTTGCCAACTCGCTTTACCCGCAACTCGGCAGTCGGGCCACTCACGACATCGACCTCCTGATTCCCGAGTCTGTGACGACGGACTACGCTTCGGCCTTCGACGCTCTCGGCTATCGTCGTCGCTCTCGACTCCTGCTGCCCATGACGTTATCGCGGCGAGTGCTGTATCAGCTGGAGTACGAGAGCGAGACCTTTGCCCTTGAGCCGCACTGGAGTCTGCAGCGGCATCCATCACTCACACTTGATCACGAGCGCATGTGGCGCGAACGCACGGAGAGGCAGACGCCTGGCGGCGCGCCACTACAGGGCTTGTCGGATGAATACACGCTGCTGGCCAACATCCTCTCGGTTCCTTCCGACCTGCAGAACGGATCCCTGAAGCTACGAACGTTCTTCGAGATCCACCTGCTGCAGCGGCGCTTCCCAGCCGAGTACGACTGGGCCGCCTTCTGGGAACGACGCCAGGCCGAGCACACAGCACGTGTCTGCCGGATCGTCTTCGCTGTTTCGCGCGGCCTGTTTGGTCCTGTGACAATCGAGCCTGGGCCTGCGGCGCCTATCGGCGCTGCCGAGGGCACTCTCGCGAGGCAATTGCTGGCCCAGGTGCTGGCCCCGGATGCCCGTGAGTGGCCACGAAAACGCCTGGCCTGGGGGCTGTTCGACTCGCCGCTGCCGGTCTCGCTGATCTGGTGGGCGCTGACGCTGCCGGTACGCGCCCTCGCGCATCCGGGCGTCACGGGGCGCCGCCTGAGCCGGTGA
- a CDS encoding glycosyltransferase family 39 protein, whose protein sequence is MVKDKLNSQSVILLLLIAVAALLRFYGLDDRGLWGDESWSWFQANGSLLHTWRAVSADVHPPLFHIILNFSVRVLGDSETALRVPSALLGTLAVWLTYQLGTLLWDRTTGFLAALMATFSGFLIWYSQEARMYALLSCTAMGFVLTTIHATRTPSGRRLALNGLAGALLLYTHVYGSFIFAGVNAFVFLALLSRREWPRVPIKHWLLAQGAAVVAFSPWVIKLLSKASEMSHNGFWIPSLSTAFVETHLVQMAGGTAALVALVLLSLLAVSSIKPINRAPSVRKSATGSLDRLTAAFAMDWRIGLTVAWCVSSLVFGILASLAIDQNVFYDRYMSGSFPALLLLAALGLRKLQDTIPLMLPAALVTVMSFIPQFLGSPSFHISHVREMISDLKPKLLRGDRVLVIKGWQYPLFEYYLRGVDAAHFISVGDTESESSATAIASEFSQQNRVWILGEDLSPTETRRLVEQVPATYELIDSREYHEPEDRAYLFQRKAARQ, encoded by the coding sequence GTGGTGAAAGACAAGCTGAATTCTCAGTCCGTCATCTTGCTGTTGCTCATCGCCGTTGCGGCATTGCTGCGTTTTTACGGCCTGGACGACAGGGGGCTTTGGGGAGACGAGTCCTGGTCCTGGTTCCAAGCCAACGGGTCCCTTCTTCACACGTGGAGGGCGGTTTCCGCAGACGTCCATCCGCCGCTCTTCCACATCATTCTGAATTTCAGTGTCCGCGTTCTGGGTGACTCTGAGACGGCTTTGCGCGTGCCGTCTGCCCTCCTGGGCACATTGGCGGTGTGGTTGACCTATCAACTGGGCACGTTGCTTTGGGATCGGACCACGGGTTTCCTGGCGGCCTTGATGGCCACGTTTTCGGGCTTTCTGATCTGGTATTCGCAGGAAGCAAGAATGTATGCCTTGCTGTCGTGCACCGCGATGGGCTTCGTGCTCACGACCATTCATGCGACGCGTACGCCATCGGGCAGACGGTTGGCCCTGAACGGACTCGCCGGGGCGTTGTTGCTCTATACCCATGTGTACGGAAGTTTCATCTTTGCCGGGGTCAATGCGTTTGTCTTTCTGGCGCTGCTGTCGAGAAGGGAATGGCCTCGCGTACCGATTAAACACTGGCTGTTGGCGCAAGGGGCCGCGGTCGTGGCTTTTTCGCCATGGGTCATCAAATTGCTCAGCAAGGCAAGTGAGATGAGCCACAACGGGTTCTGGATTCCAAGTTTGTCGACAGCGTTTGTGGAAACGCATTTGGTGCAGATGGCAGGCGGCACGGCGGCACTTGTCGCTCTGGTCCTGTTGAGTCTGTTGGCGGTTTCATCCATCAAACCGATCAACCGTGCCCCAAGCGTCCGCAAATCGGCAACCGGCTCTCTCGACCGACTTACTGCGGCATTTGCGATGGATTGGCGCATCGGGCTCACTGTGGCATGGTGCGTGTCGTCCCTGGTATTCGGCATCCTGGCCTCTCTCGCCATCGATCAGAATGTCTTCTACGACCGTTACATGTCTGGGTCGTTCCCGGCCCTCTTGCTCCTCGCTGCCCTGGGCCTGAGGAAGCTTCAAGACACCATACCGCTGATGCTTCCGGCTGCGCTGGTGACGGTGATGAGTTTCATACCCCAGTTCCTGGGGTCGCCCAGCTTTCACATCAGTCACGTCCGGGAAATGATTTCCGACCTCAAGCCCAAATTGCTCAGGGGGGATCGAGTTCTTGTCATCAAGGGCTGGCAATATCCTCTGTTTGAGTACTATCTCCGCGGCGTTGATGCGGCTCACTTCATCAGCGTGGGTGACACCGAGAGCGAGAGTTCTGCGACAGCAATCGCCAGTGAATTTTCGCAACAGAATCGTGTGTGGATACTCGGCGAGGACCTCAGCCCGACAGAAACCAGAAGATTGGTCGAGCAGGTGCCGGCGACCTACGAACTGATCGATTCGCGCGAATACCATGAACCCGAGGATCGGGCCTACTTGTTTCAGCGAAAAGCTGCTCGACAGTAA
- a CDS encoding DUF72 domain-containing protein translates to MSIRVGTSGWNYPTGNGTWNGVFYPARRPRGFDELRYYAEHFDIVEVNSTFYRMPDPGLVGKWIGRTPADFQFAIKLFQKFTHPDMYLARAGVKDWSLSLGDVDAFRAGVAPLVDAGRMAAMLVQFPRASTPTSRCAITCRGCSKRSPATPSPWNCAIALVRTRRRNLARLASGRAGLVMADSPDRAERVFGTGLDAASPSRPSPNRDFCGKHTRPPLCPDARTERRRVVEP, encoded by the coding sequence ATGAGCATCCGCGTCGGCACCTCCGGCTGGAACTACCCCACGGGCAACGGCACGTGGAATGGGGTGTTCTATCCTGCGCGGCGGCCGCGCGGGTTTGATGAATTGCGCTACTACGCCGAGCATTTCGACATCGTTGAAGTGAACTCGACCTTCTACCGGATGCCGGATCCGGGATTGGTCGGCAAGTGGATCGGCCGCACGCCTGCGGATTTCCAGTTCGCGATCAAGTTGTTTCAGAAGTTCACGCACCCGGACATGTATCTGGCGCGGGCTGGGGTGAAGGATTGGAGCCTTTCGCTAGGCGACGTGGACGCGTTCCGCGCGGGCGTCGCGCCGCTGGTGGATGCGGGGCGGATGGCGGCGATGCTCGTGCAGTTCCCTCGAGCTTCCACGCCGACGAGCCGATGCGCGATTACCTGTCGTGGGTGCTCGAAGCGTTCGCCGGCTACCCCATCGCCGTGGAACTGCGCCATCGCCCTGGTTCGCACCCGGCGCCGAAACCTCGCGCGTCTCGCCTCCGGCCGCGCGGGGTTGGTGATGGCGGACAGCCCGGACAGGGCAGAGAGGGTGTTTGGGACAGGTCTCGACGCAGCTTCACCGTCGAGACCGTCCCCAAACCGCGATTTCTGTGGAAAACACACCCGTCCCCCTCTATGTCCGGATGCACGGACGGAACGCCGACGCGTGGTGGAACCATGA
- a CDS encoding DUF72 domain-containing protein: MHGRNADAWWNHEKAEDRYNYLYSPAELQPFAAAATEAAQAGRKVMAFMNNHFSAKAVANAAVLKSQLGQTVPGLYEREMVNRYPDLEGIVTTSGLPL, from the coding sequence ATGCACGGACGGAACGCCGACGCGTGGTGGAACCATGAAAAGGCGGAGGACAGGTACAACTATCTGTATTCGCCGGCGGAGTTGCAGCCGTTCGCGGCAGCGGCCACTGAGGCGGCCCAGGCGGGCCGGAAGGTGATGGCCTTCATGAACAATCACTTTTCGGCCAAGGCCGTGGCGAACGCGGCCGTGCTCAAGTCCCAGCTCGGCCAGACCGTGCCCGGTCTTTATGAACGTGAAATGGTGAACCGGTACCCCGACCTTGAAGGGATCGTCACTACTTCGGGGCTGCCTCTTTGA
- a CDS encoding peptidylprolyl isomerase, protein MKRGSFVGRPEPQGRQLLLIMASVVVAGSALVLALPAPAVGPAPVPASQAAGNPTLVLDTVRGVIEIELLRGDAPKSVDFIVALVEKNFYRGLRFHRAERGLVQVGDSASRDVTRKDWWGRSAPTSTIGVAEISKKLIHVRGIVGLAHTGNPQLAGSQFYIMKEASPSLNGKYTIIGRVRVGMPVVDTLKFADVLKQATIKEAAPK, encoded by the coding sequence ATGAAACGAGGGTCTTTCGTCGGGCGGCCTGAACCTCAAGGCCGCCAACTGCTCTTGATAATGGCCTCCGTGGTGGTGGCGGGGAGTGCGCTGGTGCTTGCTCTGCCGGCGCCCGCGGTCGGGCCTGCGCCCGTGCCTGCGAGCCAGGCGGCCGGAAATCCCACGCTGGTGCTCGACACCGTGAGGGGCGTGATCGAGATTGAGTTGCTGCGTGGAGATGCCCCGAAGAGCGTGGACTTTATCGTGGCCCTGGTTGAAAAAAACTTCTATCGCGGACTCAGGTTCCATCGCGCGGAGCGTGGCCTCGTGCAGGTGGGGGATTCGGCATCGCGGGATGTCACGAGGAAGGATTGGTGGGGGCGCAGCGCCCCGACCTCGACGATCGGCGTGGCCGAGATCTCCAAAAAGTTGATCCACGTACGGGGCATCGTGGGCCTCGCGCACACCGGCAATCCTCAGCTTGCAGGCAGCCAGTTCTACATCATGAAAGAAGCCAGCCCATCGTTGAACGGCAAGTACACGATCATCGGGCGGGTGCGCGTGGGCATGCCTGTGGTCGATACGCTGAAGTTCGCCGACGTCCTCAAGCAGGCGACGATCAAAGAGGCAGCCCCGAAGTAG
- a CDS encoding endonuclease III — protein sequence MEEPAVEKIAEETHDDPFRVLIATLLSAQTKDAVTAGASARLFKVAHTPKTMAVLTVARIERLIYPVSFYRTKARHVKQACRQILDDFGGVVPRTMEELLTLAGVGRKTANLVLILSHASQDNICVDTHVHRISNRLGWVKTRTPDQTEQALYRVVPRKWWPDVNLYLVTWGQNVCKPVYPRCRACVVSALCPRKGVTRESRA from the coding sequence ATGGAGGAACCGGCCGTTGAGAAGATCGCTGAAGAGACGCACGACGATCCGTTTCGGGTGCTCATCGCCACATTGCTTTCGGCGCAGACGAAGGACGCTGTGACCGCCGGGGCGTCGGCCAGGCTCTTCAAGGTGGCGCACACGCCAAAGACGATGGCGGTGCTGACGGTGGCGCGAATCGAGCGGCTGATTTATCCCGTCAGTTTTTATCGGACCAAGGCGCGTCATGTGAAGCAGGCGTGCCGGCAGATCCTGGATGACTTCGGCGGTGTGGTGCCGCGCACCATGGAAGAGTTGCTGACGCTGGCCGGTGTGGGCCGGAAGACCGCGAATCTCGTGCTGATTCTGTCGCATGCGAGCCAGGACAACATTTGCGTGGATACCCACGTCCATCGCATCTCGAATCGCCTGGGCTGGGTGAAGACGCGCACGCCCGATCAGACCGAGCAGGCGTTGTATCGGGTGGTGCCGCGCAAGTGGTGGCCCGATGTAAATTTGTATCTGGTCACGTGGGGCCAGAATGTGTGCAAGCCGGTGTATCCACGGTGCCGCGCGTGTGTGGTGTCGGCGTTGTGTCCCCGCAAGGGTGTGACACGGGAGAGTCGCGCATGA
- a CDS encoding EutN/CcmL family microcompartment protein, which yields MQIGRVIGTLVATRKHHKIEGAKLLFVQPLTLEGAPKGTAVLTIDSVGAGVGETVLIVIEGKAAGDALRRKAAPVDAAIIGIVDTLTVEA from the coding sequence ATGCAGATCGGGCGCGTGATCGGGACGCTGGTGGCGACCAGAAAACACCACAAGATTGAGGGCGCGAAGCTGCTGTTCGTGCAGCCGCTCACGCTCGAAGGCGCGCCGAAGGGGACGGCGGTGCTGACCATTGATTCGGTGGGCGCCGGAGTGGGTGAGACGGTGCTGATCGTGATTGAGGGCAAAGCCGCCGGTGATGCCCTGCGGCGCAAGGCGGCGCCTGTGGACGCGGCGATCATCGGCATTGTGGATACTCTGACGGTAGAGGCATGA
- a CDS encoding EutN/CcmL family microcompartment protein has translation MQLARVIGNVVATVKDPNLGGHTLLMLQPISPDRKPVGRAVVALDAMGAGVGEHVFFVRGREATFPFFPGEPPADACVVGIVDSWDVE, from the coding sequence GTGCAGCTCGCGAGAGTGATCGGCAACGTGGTGGCCACGGTGAAAGACCCGAACCTGGGCGGACACACACTGCTCATGCTTCAACCCATCTCGCCCGATCGCAAGCCCGTGGGTCGCGCGGTAGTCGCGCTTGACGCCATGGGCGCCGGCGTGGGCGAGCACGTGTTTTTTGTTCGCGGACGTGAAGCCACCTTTCCGTTCTTTCCCGGCGAACCGCCCGCCGACGCCTGTGTCGTGGGCATCGTCGATTCCTGGGACGTGGAATAG
- the eutM gene encoding ethanolamine utilization microcompartment protein EutM codes for MGEALGMVETKGLVAMIEAADAMVKAAKVTLVGWEKIGAGYVTAIVRGDVAAVKAATDAGAAAARRVGELVSVHVIPRPHANLEDVLPIGKAAK; via the coding sequence ATGGGTGAGGCACTCGGAATGGTCGAGACAAAGGGGTTGGTCGCGATGATCGAAGCGGCCGACGCGATGGTCAAGGCCGCCAAAGTGACACTGGTCGGATGGGAAAAGATCGGCGCGGGTTACGTCACGGCGATCGTCCGCGGCGACGTCGCGGCGGTCAAGGCCGCCACTGACGCCGGCGCGGCAGCGGCACGCCGTGTGGGTGAACTGGTGTCGGTGCACGTCATTCCGCGTCCACACGCGAACCTCGAGGACGTGCTGCCGATCGGCAAAGCGGCGAAGTAG